The segment AATCTTCGATTCATCACTTTCCAAACGTAGCAAGAACCATTTCTGTTTTTGTCCAATACAGACAGGTTGAGAATCCCAACGAACTAGGCGCTTTGGTAATTTATATCTTAACCAATGGCGGCTTGTCGCAATGATTTTCACATCTTTCTTTGTTAACCCAACCTCTTCGTAAAGCTCTCTGAACAACGCTTGCTCAGGAGTCTCACCTTCATCGATTCCCCCTTGAGGAAACTGCCATGAATGTTGTCCGTATCGTTTCGCCCAGAATACCTGACCATGGTTGTTACAAATCACAATACCTACATTGAGTCGGTAACCATCGCCATCTATCACTGGCAAACCTCTAGTAAAATCTGTAATTGTTCTGATTTTTCCACATATCCCCAATATGAGCAAACTTACTAGTGTGATTCACACGAGATTTATCGTCGACAACCCCTTAATAGAATAGTTTTTAATCAAAAAATAAGTTATCAACAAAAGAGTGGGAGCTAGACCACATTTATTCACGTTTTCTGTGAATAACCATGTGAAGAAGACAGTGAACTGTGTAAAAAAAACATAAGCCCAATAAATACCTAGCAGACAAATAATATAGAAAAACCAATTTAACCCTTAATAAACATAAAGTTAAAATTAAATTTCTGATAACCAACTTAAAACAATAGTCATTCTATTTTTTGATCACTTAGGCAGGTTAAAGATCAACCAATATCACTGTTATCCACACTACCAAAAAAAAATAGCTGAAAATAACGCCAACATAGTGGTAAATGACTGTACAAACCCCTGTTTATTCATACATGAAGGTATTATTTCATCTGCTTTAATGTATTTTTTGTGGATAACTTGAAAAAAGATCATAATTTACTCACTATGTTCATTCTGTCACCAAGATCCTTTATCACCATATTTTTGCTACAATCGCCGTTTTCGTCATCAAATTAGATTATTCAAACTCAGGCTATGAAACCAGAACCGAAAAGCGAACAAGAGCTATTAGAAAGAGCTTGGCAAATAGCTGGAATGAACTATCAACAGTTAGCAGATGAAGCCAAGATGATCGTTCCGCCTGATCTTAAAAAAGACAAAGGCTGGGTTGGTCAGTTGCTGGAGTGGCATCTAGGCGCAAGTGCAGGTAGTAAACCTCAGCAAGACTTTGAAGATCTCGGCATTGAACTGAAAAGTATCCCTATCAGCTACAGTGGCAAACCATTGGAGACAACCTTCGTTTGCGTTGCTCCCTTAACCGGAGTTCACGGACTCACTTGGGAGAATAGCCATGTGAGAAACAAGTTGTCGCGCGTGCTTTGGATTCCTGTCGAAGGAGAGCGCGAAATCCCACTAGCAGAGAGACGAGTAGGTTCTCCGCTGATTTGGAGCCCCTCTTTGGAAGAGGAAGCGCAACTTAAAGCGGACTGGGAAGAGTTAATGGAATTTATTGTGCTGGGCAATGTTTCGCAAATTACCGCTAAGCACGGAGAAGTACTGCAACTTCGCCCAAAGGCAGCCAACGGCAGAGTGCTAACGGAAGCATACGGCGCAAATGGAAAGCCAATTCGCACACTTCCACGCGGCTTCTATCTTCGCACCCAATTCACTGCCAAAATTCTACAAAACTACTACGCGTAAGATGGGTTCAGCCACACTCTATTATTCGTGTTTT is part of the Vibrio diazotrophicus genome and harbors:
- the rppH gene encoding RNA pyrophosphohydrolase, with the translated sequence MIDGDGYRLNVGIVICNNHGQVFWAKRYGQHSWQFPQGGIDEGETPEQALFRELYEEVGLTKKDVKIIATSRHWLRYKLPKRLVRWDSQPVCIGQKQKWFLLRLESDESKINMQRGSSPEFDGWRWVSYWYPVRQVVSFKRDVYRRAMKEFASLAMPFRERKVKGKRKNRRG
- the mutH gene encoding DNA mismatch repair endonuclease MutH, whose product is MKPEPKSEQELLERAWQIAGMNYQQLADEAKMIVPPDLKKDKGWVGQLLEWHLGASAGSKPQQDFEDLGIELKSIPISYSGKPLETTFVCVAPLTGVHGLTWENSHVRNKLSRVLWIPVEGEREIPLAERRVGSPLIWSPSLEEEAQLKADWEELMEFIVLGNVSQITAKHGEVLQLRPKAANGRVLTEAYGANGKPIRTLPRGFYLRTQFTAKILQNYYA